In Vibrio crassostreae, one DNA window encodes the following:
- the traE gene encoding type IV conjugative transfer system protein TraE, translating to MDPFVKRDKLAVKSLLNLFLSAGFLFMLITNLVLGYTSYRALTHQSRTLIPPTLSQAFTVSDGTVDEPYLEQMADYLLYLKLNITPASVGRQFGQLLEYLDETSWHIVQPKLLREATVIKKDNISSQFSVESVRISLNTLQVQLYGKLQKHVGQRALEPEMKWYQVNFSYDQGVIGLLSIEEVEVDTDESL from the coding sequence ATGGATCCATTTGTTAAACGGGATAAGCTGGCCGTCAAAAGCCTCCTCAATCTTTTTTTGAGTGCAGGCTTTCTTTTCATGCTTATCACTAACCTGGTGTTGGGTTACACCAGTTATCGAGCCCTTACCCATCAGAGCCGCACCCTAATCCCACCGACCCTCTCTCAAGCCTTTACGGTGTCGGATGGCACAGTCGATGAGCCTTATCTTGAGCAAATGGCGGATTATCTTCTCTACTTGAAACTCAACATTACGCCAGCCAGCGTTGGACGTCAGTTTGGCCAGTTACTTGAATATTTAGACGAGACAAGCTGGCACATCGTTCAACCTAAGCTGCTTCGAGAAGCCACGGTAATTAAAAAAGACAACATCAGCAGCCAATTTTCTGTCGAGTCTGTCCGTATTTCTCTCAACACGCTCCAAGTGCAACTCTATGGGAAACTCCAAAAGCACGTAGGCCAACGCGCCCTAGAGCCGGAGATGAAGTGGTATCAAGTCAACTTTAGCTATGACCAAGGCGTCATAGGTTTACTCTCCATTGAAGAAGTCGAGGTCGACACCGATGAATCTTTATGA
- a CDS encoding TrbI/VirB10 family protein: MIDKPKDAFDRFKKRVFKDTDGDFEDGGTVNAVTRKRNRTITFTVLLVLAALAFAVWRLTLPPQEQSKDIQDVGFGAVVTDDFTDKDNQSALTFQQDKINQIEQSLARFEGTLSRFGQSLTSELENIKKANERDKASQLTELEQQMQQKLDEVDALKVQLETQLASALNAGDPSNQHSVEIHQGSTFGQYKLPPRPAINSNIDTAKVNEFQYQEQDDVAFSGDAFDSFEFHWQASVEERQSRRTTDNYVPTGTFVTAVITGGADANGGVSGQGDTSPIVFQTVNQGILPNGEQSKLKNCTITGAVYGEISSSRGVARTNRMSCIHPNGDILDIPVNATVFNFGRNGIRGTTIMKNGKIVQMAGIAGILQGVGDAGKALAQTTTPTALGPSQSINSDKIGLNLLGGATESVGSKLADYYIKLAELYHPIVEVNPGAIVNIVFLEGFPLDPLLADEYETRMNEQREQVSNSNQLLDVITNAPSLPQTTQTAPINPLAQKITQQGLSDVGFGREE, from the coding sequence ATGATCGATAAACCCAAAGACGCCTTTGACCGCTTTAAAAAACGCGTCTTCAAAGATACCGACGGTGACTTTGAAGACGGTGGCACGGTCAATGCCGTAACAAGAAAGCGCAATCGCACCATTACGTTCACGGTATTGCTGGTGCTTGCCGCCCTGGCTTTTGCTGTTTGGCGGTTAACATTGCCTCCCCAAGAGCAAAGCAAGGACATTCAAGACGTCGGATTTGGTGCTGTCGTCACCGATGATTTTACCGACAAAGACAACCAGTCCGCCCTGACGTTTCAACAAGATAAAATCAACCAAATCGAGCAAAGCTTAGCGCGGTTCGAAGGCACCTTAAGTCGCTTTGGACAAAGCTTAACCTCTGAGTTGGAGAATATTAAAAAAGCCAATGAGCGCGATAAAGCATCGCAATTGACGGAGCTTGAGCAGCAGATGCAACAAAAGCTCGATGAAGTTGACGCGCTCAAGGTCCAACTTGAGACGCAATTAGCCTCAGCCCTCAATGCAGGCGATCCTTCGAATCAACATAGCGTAGAGATCCATCAGGGAAGCACTTTTGGCCAATACAAACTGCCCCCAAGACCTGCCATTAATAGCAACATAGATACCGCCAAGGTGAATGAGTTCCAGTACCAAGAGCAAGATGATGTGGCCTTTAGCGGGGATGCCTTTGATAGTTTTGAATTTCACTGGCAAGCCAGTGTAGAGGAGAGACAATCCCGTCGCACGACCGATAACTACGTGCCAACAGGCACCTTTGTGACCGCCGTGATCACCGGCGGCGCAGACGCTAATGGGGGCGTCTCTGGACAAGGGGATACCTCACCGATTGTCTTTCAGACCGTCAATCAGGGGATTTTACCCAACGGTGAGCAATCCAAATTAAAGAATTGCACGATCACCGGTGCCGTTTACGGCGAAATCTCATCCAGTCGCGGCGTCGCTCGCACCAATAGAATGAGCTGCATCCACCCTAATGGCGATATTCTCGATATCCCCGTCAATGCGACCGTGTTTAACTTTGGGCGCAATGGTATTCGCGGTACCACCATTATGAAAAACGGTAAAATCGTTCAAATGGCCGGCATTGCGGGGATCTTGCAAGGTGTCGGTGATGCGGGTAAAGCCCTGGCACAAACCACGACACCGACGGCGCTCGGACCAAGTCAAAGCATCAACAGCGATAAAATTGGGTTGAATCTGCTTGGCGGCGCCACGGAAAGCGTTGGCAGCAAATTGGCGGACTACTACATCAAACTGGCCGAGCTCTATCATCCGATAGTGGAAGTCAATCCTGGTGCCATCGTCAATATTGTCTTTTTGGAAGGCTTTCCATTAGATCCCTTATTGGCCGATGAATACGAAACACGCATGAATGAGCAGCGTGAGCAAGTCTCCAACAGCAACCAGCTCTTGGATGTCATCACCAACGCTCCCTCTCTTCCACAAACCACTCAAACTGCCCCCATCAATCCATTAGCGCAAAAAATAACCCAACAAGGGTTAAGCGACGTGGGCTTTGGGCGTGAGGAATAA
- the traK gene encoding type-F conjugative transfer system secretin TraK, with product MNLYEQSFTPSPQWHPYFLSIALWVVFFIPSFALAENAAMVSYEFDEGDTIPLSLSSINVNRLLVKNDRIISIVCPKGFCTSTGNQKDASGSITLKINLPLPFTAHLTTEKGRLFALFITPKATPSLVTEFVWSQNYKEQQSPIEQAADYPAAMTALTKAMMRFVHDGAPIAGFKRHDVDPKTLPKDAASLAIIPQTVFVGRDYSGVVYQLKNQSRSDMTLTTAQFYSYSARSAALDTYQLKPGQTTTLYLITGGGATHDR from the coding sequence ATGAATCTTTATGAGCAATCATTCACCCCATCGCCGCAATGGCACCCTTATTTTTTGTCCATCGCGCTTTGGGTGGTATTTTTCATCCCCTCTTTTGCTCTGGCTGAAAATGCCGCCATGGTGAGCTATGAGTTTGACGAAGGTGACACGATCCCCTTGTCACTCTCTTCCATTAACGTGAACCGTTTGCTGGTCAAAAATGACCGTATTATTTCGATCGTCTGCCCGAAAGGGTTTTGCACCTCAACGGGTAACCAAAAAGACGCTTCCGGCTCCATCACTTTAAAAATCAACCTTCCTTTACCGTTTACCGCGCACCTGACGACAGAAAAAGGGCGTTTGTTTGCGCTGTTTATTACCCCCAAAGCCACCCCGTCTTTGGTCACGGAGTTTGTTTGGTCGCAAAACTACAAAGAGCAGCAAAGCCCGATTGAGCAGGCGGCGGATTATCCCGCCGCCATGACAGCGCTCACCAAAGCCATGATGCGTTTTGTTCATGATGGCGCCCCCATCGCCGGCTTTAAACGTCACGACGTTGACCCCAAAACCTTACCCAAAGATGCAGCGTCACTGGCCATCATCCCTCAAACGGTCTTCGTTGGTCGTGATTACTCTGGGGTGGTTTATCAACTAAAAAATCAAAGCCGCAGTGACATGACACTGACCACCGCACAGTTCTACAGCTATTCCGCACGCTCAGCCGCGCTCGATACCTATCAGTTAAAACCTGGGCAAACCACCACGCTTTATCTCATTACCGGAGGAGGCGCCACCCATGATCGATAA
- the traA gene encoding type IV conjugative transfer system pilin TraA, whose translation MKTRTQRTLIIGIGVAVSTLLITQPALAVDIFASGKQAMKDTAGKGSAVETAMLGTGLAGAVVTGLMSRNWFAAVGGFIGGSVLWNVGAPLVGLG comes from the coding sequence ATGAAAACACGCACCCAGCGCACCCTCATTATCGGGATTGGCGTTGCTGTCTCGACACTTCTTATCACTCAACCTGCTCTGGCTGTCGATATCTTCGCGTCAGGTAAACAAGCCATGAAAGACACGGCGGGCAAAGGCTCTGCGGTTGAAACCGCCATGCTAGGCACAGGGCTTGCGGGGGCGGTCGTCACTGGACTGATGAGCCGTAACTGGTTTGCAGCCGTTGGCGGATTTATTGGTGGCTCAGTCTTGTGGAATGTTGGAGCGCCACTCGTCGGTTTAGGCTAA
- the traL gene encoding type IV conjugative transfer system protein TraL yields the protein MEDPHQFFSIPKHMNKGRRWLGFPVDELIPALCIFGLSFWLKHEMIGLTLSLAWFGGLRYIKAQYGDNIVTLSLYWWGASFVSPTLFKRTPSACRRYWIF from the coding sequence ATGGAAGACCCTCATCAGTTTTTCTCTATCCCAAAACACATGAACAAAGGTCGCCGCTGGCTCGGTTTCCCTGTTGATGAACTCATTCCTGCCCTCTGCATTTTTGGCCTCTCATTCTGGCTTAAACACGAAATGATAGGGCTGACGTTATCGCTGGCTTGGTTTGGGGGATTGCGTTACATCAAAGCGCAATACGGTGACAACATCGTGACCCTGTCACTCTATTGGTGGGGGGCTTCTTTTGTCAGTCCCACCCTCTTTAAGCGTACCCCCTCAGCCTGTCGTCGTTACTGGATTTTCTAA